A region of Stegostoma tigrinum isolate sSteTig4 chromosome 3, sSteTig4.hap1, whole genome shotgun sequence DNA encodes the following proteins:
- the LOC125449347 gene encoding cysteine dioxygenase type 1-like, with the protein MPKVANLQDLIRALHQIFENDKIDVDEVWDMLESYKSDRSEWLKYAKFDKYRYTRNLVDEGNGKFNLMILCWGEGHGSSIHDHADSHCFLKLLQGQLKETLFHWPDGERKELNKKFETILQENQCTYINDSLGVHRVENVSHTEMAVSLHLYSPPFDSCNCFDQRTGHKKKVSVTFTSKHGKIVPPTETLTQENN; encoded by the exons ATGCCGAAAGTGGCGAATTTGCAGGATTTAATTCGAGCTTTGCATCAAATTTTTGAGAATGACAAGATTGATGTGGATGAGGTGTGGGACATGCTGGAATCCTACAAAAGTGACCGTTCCGAATGGTTGAAATACGCGAAGTTTGACAAGTACAG ATACACGAGGAATCTAGTTGATGAAGGAAATGGCAAGTTTAATCTGATGATACTATGCTGGGGTGAAGGCCATGGGAG cAGTATCCATGATCATGCTGATTCCCACTGCTTCTTAAAGCTGCTTCAGGGACAGTTGAAGGAAACACTGTTTCACTGGCCTGATGGTGAACGAAAAGAACTAAACAAGAAGTTTGAGACCATTCTACAAGAAAATCAGTGTACCTACATTAATG ATTCACTTGGGGTGCACAGAGTTGAAAATGTGAGTCACACAGAGATGGCAGTCAGCCTTCACTTGTACAGTCCACCCTTTGACTCCTGCAACTGCTTCGATCAAAGAACTGGGCACAAAAAGAAAGTGAGCGTTACTTTTACCAGCAAACATGGGAAGATCGTTCCTCCT